Within Roseisolibacter agri, the genomic segment GGCGCGGTGGGCCTGACGATCCGCGCGCTGAACGCGATGCTGGACGTCTACGGCACCGCGAGCGACGAGCTCGATTTCGTCGGGTCGCAGGACGGCTTCTTCCAGCTCGACGTCGGGAACGTCGGCAACCCGGGGCTGCAGTTCAGCGACAACGGGTTCCTGCAGATGTCGACGGCGCGCTACACGGGCGACCTCGCCGTGAAGCAGCTCAGCGCGTTCGACGCGAAGTCGCAGCTCGTCAACCGGAACGACCTCGCGACGAGCTACCTGTACGCCGCGATCAACTACGTCACGATCGGCGACATGTTCGACGACTTCCCGATCGCCTCCGACCGCGCCGAGGGCGCGCCGCCGGTGGGCGAGGCGAAGATGAGCGTCGTCTACGACACCGCCGTGGCGTACCTCGACCGCGGGCTCGCCGTCGCGACCGCGACCAACAACGCGGCGCTGCGCACGCAGATCCTCGCGATGCGCGCGCGCGCCAAGTACTCGCGTGCGGTGTGGGCGAAGGTCAATCCGCCGACGCGCCAGACCGGCGCCGCGCAGCCCGTGGCGAGCCCGCTGGTGAACGACGCCGGCGCGAACGCCGACGCCACCGCCGCGCTGGCGCTCATGGGCGCCGCCGACTTCACGCTGACGGTGCAGCCCACGCCCACCGGCACCGCCGGCAACAACCTCGGCAACGACCTGAACACGCGGCGCGAGGTGCGCATCGGCCAGGCGTACGCGACGCCGGACCCCGCGGCGCAGGGCCAGAACCGCACGCTGATCGCGAACGGCCAGCCGGTCATCGCGCTCAACGACCCGATCACGGGACAGCCCGACCTCGCGCTGCGCGCGCGCGTCAGCA encodes:
- a CDS encoding RagB/SusD family nutrient uptake outer membrane protein, which gives rise to MQKTTSQSPGRTMGRLRRGALVACAAAGALSAACSNLLDVDNPNNVIDTALEDPSAATPLATGAVGLTIRALNAMLDVYGTASDELDFVGSQDGFFQLDVGNVGNPGLQFSDNGFLQMSTARYTGDLAVKQLSAFDAKSQLVNRNDLATSYLYAAINYVTIGDMFDDFPIASDRAEGAPPVGEAKMSVVYDTAVAYLDRGLAVATATNNAALRTQILAMRARAKYSRAVWAKVNPPTRQTGAAQPVASPLVNDAGANADATAALALMGAADFTLTVQPTPTGTAGNNLGNDLNTRREVRIGQAYATPDPAAQGQNRTLIANGQPVIALNDPITGQPDLALRARVSTLINGGQFLPAIVVSAREMHLILAEAALAQGNTAEFTSRINTVRAFTSGLAPYTGTGVAPQDLLVHMRRVNLFMQGRRLADMYRFGQRDARWQQTSLAYTMRGCFFPITQTERQSNPNQIPRPLCEG